CACCGATTTGTTCCAGTCGGGTGATCTCAGCCGCCAGGTCCCCGACTTCAAATGCCAGATAAGCGTAGCCGATGGAATCCAGTGTGGCCGGGGCGGACCGCTCAATCGTCCGTGGCGCGTCAAATTGCCAAAACTCCAATCCGAGATTGGCCACCATCGACCAGCCCCCCTTCATGACCAGACCATCAATGTCGCCAACCGAGTCGGCCCACGCGCTTCCAGAGATTTCGGCGCGATTGTGGGCGGCGTATCCGAGCAGCAGTTCGTAGAATGCCAACATCCGCTCCAAGTCAGGGGTCGCGTTGGCGACGTGACCAATCCAGGCATCGTCGTCGCGCCGTGTCCGTTCCTGCACTTCCATCTCGATCATGATGCCATCAAGATCGGTTCCATAAGCGTAGGCCGTTCCATATCCGCGATCGGCCGGGCCATCGCCGCGTGTGATCATGGAGAGTCCGGCAGAGTCAAACTTCGCGTAAGCGGAGTTGTCCGTTTTCGATTGATAGCAGACGTGGGTGTATCCCGGGCCGGTGATTGAACCAGGTGTGCCTGGTTCATCGCTTTCCAGATCAAAATCTATCAGCTTCAGGTAGACCGTCGGAGTCTTTATGATCGCGACTTCGGCAGGCCCTGAGGTACCCGACAACAAGACTGGATCAAATTGCCCGCTATCGATCTGGTAGCGTTTATAGACCTCAAAATCCACGGCCTGCTGATAGAACGAAATGGTGCGGTCAATGTCCGAAACAGACGACATGACATACCGAACGCCCTTGATCGTTGGCGAGACAGCGGCGACCTCGTTCGGGGTCACGATTGGAGCCGCGGTCTGCGGTGCGCCTTGATCCTCGGTCGTGGCGCAAGCGGCCACGAAGAACAAAGCCAGGGCGGTTGCCGTGCGTATCATAATCCTCTCCTTCATTCCTCTTCGAGTTCAAAGACCAGTAGGGAATTGCCCGGAAGCAACCTGAACTTGTCATACCCCGAATTGATGATCAGTTTGTCGCCGATCAGGACTGGACCGGCACTGTCGATCGAGCCGCCTGATGCGGGCACCGCATTGACGGTTTCAAAATCGATCATCGTGTCAAACGACCAGAGTAACTCGCCTGAATGCGCCGAATAGATGCGCATGATCGCGTCGAGTCCGCCGGCGAAGATGAGGTCGTTCGTCGCCGTGATCGGGGCCGAGGCAGCGGGGAAACAACGCGCGTTCAGCTCTTCGCAGAGTTTCTCCTCTATCGTCGACCAGAGTGGCGCTCCGGTGGCGACGTCATAGGCGTGTACACCGTGGCGCGGCGGCCCCTCTGTCATGTGATGACCTGGCGTGTCTGCGATGCCCACGAACAGCGTCTCGCCATTTGACGACATGCCCCAGTGAATGCCGCCATTATAGCCGCCCATGCCTGCGCGAGCGGACCAGAGCGTCTCGCCATTATTGTCAGGATCCATCGCATAGACCATGCCGGATTTCTGACCGGCCAGAATGATGTCCTTGCCGTTTGGCAGCGTAGTCAGGATTGGCGGTGCGCCAAAGTCAAAATCCGGTCCGCGTTCTTCCGGGCAGTTGGCGCTGGTACTGCCGCAGGCGCCGTTCCAGGTGTCGTCAGAAATCGTCTGATTGGCCCAGACCAGCTCTCCTGTGTCCAGGCTGAGTGCAACGATCGCGTCGCTCAATTCATTGGCTGGCGCGGTGTAATTTTCCCCTGAGCCGAAATAGAGAAGACCGCGCCCTTCATCGACCGTGGGAACTGACCAGACGGGCGCCCCGGAAGGACCATGCATCTGTGTGCCTGCCGTATTGATGCGCGTCGGTTGCGGCTCGGGGACCGTGTGGAATGTCCAGTGCCGCTCGCCAGTGGTTGCATCAAGCGCAACGACACCGCCTCGGAAGGTGCAGCATTCGTATTCGGGGTTGAAAGCGCTGACGACTTCGGTCGACGACAGAGGAACATAAAGCCGGTTTCCGTGCAGCGTGGGTGATCCGGTCAGGGTCGTGACCGGGTGATCCTTCAA
This DNA window, taken from Hyphomonas sp. Mor2, encodes the following:
- a CDS encoding VOC family protein, whose amino-acid sequence is MIRTATALALFFVAACATTEDQGAPQTAAPIVTPNEVAAVSPTIKGVRYVMSSVSDIDRTISFYQQAVDFEVYKRYQIDSGQFDPVLLSGTSGPAEVAIIKTPTVYLKLIDFDLESDEPGTPGSITGPGYTHVCYQSKTDNSAYAKFDSAGLSMITRGDGPADRGYGTAYAYGTDLDGIMIEMEVQERTRRDDDAWIGHVANATPDLERMLAFYELLLGYAAHNRAEISGSAWADSVGDIDGLVMKGGWSMVANLGLEFWQFDAPRTIERSAPATLDSIGYAYLAFEVGDLAAEITRLEQIGVKFAGDPIEEEGWKMAFGYDPDGTLFSLQENVSADPAESIDDLLWLDRSAL
- a CDS encoding PQQ-binding-like beta-propeller repeat protein, with protein sequence MTEESMGLKRRDNSLILAFILTTLAACNGTESPAPGSDISVELGETNTVSEPQSDLYAEGLYQDHCAICHDGTVPEAPTRETLQRMTSTTLIAAMTDGVMAPQSARLSSFDVEILATYLGAAADDAARRAVDMPRCEGALAFSQPAAWSRWGGDVRNSRFRTSDTTAITTDNVSRLKLKWSFGLPNAVRARSQPTVTPEAIFTGSQDGTVYALDTETGCVWWTYYADAEVRVAPSIKSDSQGLPDALLFTDFNANVYSIDAATGEKNWKISLKDHPVTTLTGSPTLHGNRLYVPLSSTEVVSAFNPEYECCTFRGGVVALDATTGERHWTFHTVPEPQPTRINTAGTQMHGPSGAPVWSVPTVDEGRGLLYFGSGENYTAPANELSDAIVALSLDTGELVWANQTISDDTWNGACGSTSANCPEERGPDFDFGAPPILTTLPNGKDIILAGQKSGMVYAMDPDNNGETLWSARAGMGGYNGGIHWGMSSNGETLFVGIADTPGHHMTEGPPRHGVHAYDVATGAPLWSTIEEKLCEELNARCFPAASAPITATNDLIFAGGLDAIMRIYSAHSGELLWSFDTMIDFETVNAVPASGGSIDSAGPVLIGDKLIINSGYDKFRLLPGNSLLVFELEEE